A genomic segment from Clostridium pasteurianum BC1 encodes:
- the murD gene encoding UDP-N-acetylmuramoyl-L-alanine--D-glutamate ligase has product MSRNFSDFKRFINNKKTVVLGIGISNRPLIDFLLELGAEVTAFDRKTKKQIGHAADELMEKGVKLILGENYLEFLQGYEVIFKTPSMRIDIPELIRAKKSGAYITSEMEEFVKYCPAKIIGVTGSDGKTTTTTLIYNILKEEGYKTWVGGNIGTPLFTKIRDINEKDKVVLELSSFQLMTMNVSPQVSIITNLSPNHLDIHKDMEEYIDAKKNIYKFQNQDGLLILNQDNRITSTMANEANGKVMEFSTKYKLENGAYFYGGKLYVLNKFVCKREEIVIKGMHNVENFLAAFCATIGDASIDTMKKVAVTFSGVEHRSEFVRELNGVKYYNDSIASSPTRTLASLRAFEKKVILIAGGYDKHIPFEPLAEEGLNMIKKLILLGNTKDKIEESFNKVMKDKKVYIPIVKVDTLEEAVNMARKKAEAEDIVTLSPSCASFDMFPNFEIRGNKFKEIVNSMK; this is encoded by the coding sequence ATGAGTAGAAATTTTAGTGATTTTAAAAGATTCATAAATAACAAGAAAACTGTGGTTTTAGGTATAGGTATAAGCAATAGACCTCTAATAGACTTTTTGTTAGAATTAGGAGCTGAAGTTACAGCTTTTGATAGGAAGACAAAAAAACAGATAGGACATGCAGCAGATGAACTTATGGAAAAAGGGGTAAAGTTAATTTTAGGAGAAAATTATTTAGAATTCCTTCAAGGATATGAAGTTATATTTAAGACACCTTCTATGAGGATAGATATTCCAGAGTTAATTAGAGCAAAAAAATCAGGAGCATATATAACCTCTGAAATGGAGGAATTTGTTAAATATTGTCCTGCTAAAATTATTGGAGTTACTGGCAGTGATGGCAAAACTACTACAACAACATTAATATATAATATTCTTAAAGAAGAAGGATATAAGACATGGGTAGGAGGTAATATAGGAACTCCTCTATTTACTAAAATCAGAGATATAAATGAAAAAGATAAAGTGGTCTTGGAATTATCCAGTTTTCAACTCATGACTATGAATGTATCACCTCAGGTATCTATCATAACAAATTTGAGTCCAAATCATTTGGATATTCACAAAGATATGGAAGAATATATAGATGCAAAAAAGAACATATATAAATTTCAAAATCAAGATGGACTGCTTATATTAAATCAAGATAACCGTATTACATCGACTATGGCTAATGAAGCAAATGGAAAGGTTATGGAGTTTAGTACAAAATATAAGTTAGAAAATGGAGCATATTTCTATGGTGGAAAATTATATGTATTAAATAAATTTGTTTGTAAAAGAGAAGAGATAGTAATAAAGGGAATGCATAATGTGGAAAACTTTCTTGCAGCTTTTTGTGCTACTATAGGAGATGCTAGTATTGATACTATGAAAAAAGTAGCGGTTACATTTTCAGGTGTTGAGCATAGATCCGAATTTGTAAGAGAATTAAATGGAGTCAAATATTATAATGATTCTATTGCATCTAGTCCAACTAGAACATTGGCAAGTTTGAGAGCTTTCGAGAAAAAGGTAATACTAATTGCTGGTGGATATGATAAACATATTCCCTTTGAACCTTTAGCAGAAGAAGGTTTAAATATGATAAAAAAATTAATACTTTTAGGAAACACAAAAGATAAGATTGAAGAGAGCTTTAATAAGGTAATGAAGGATAAAAAAGTATATATTCCAATAGTTAAAGTTGACACATTAGAAGAAGCTGTAAATATGGCTAGAAAGAAAGCAGAAGCAGAAGATATAGTCACGCTTTCTCCATCTTGTGCTAGTTTCGATATGTTCCCCAATTTTGAGATCAGAGGAAACAAATTTAAAGAAATTGTAAATAGTATGAAATAG
- a CDS encoding glycine--tRNA ligase, which yields MSFEKTMEKIVALAKNRGFIFPGSDIYGGLANSWDYGPLGVEFKNNVKKAWWKKFIQESPYNVGLDCAILMNREVWVASGHVGGFSDPLMDCKDCKSRFRADKLVEEHMVSKGIDYASADGFTNEQLKEYIEKNNIVCPKCGKSNFTDIRKFNLMYKTFQGVTEDSKSEIFLRPETAQGIFVNFKNVQRSSRKKIPFGIGQIGKAFRNEITPGNFIFRIREFEQMELEFFCKPGTDLEWFKYWKDYSLNFLLNLGINKDNIRMRDHSPEELVFYSKATSDIEYKFPFGWGELWGVADRTDYDLSKHMEHSGEDLNYLDPTNNEKYIPYVIEPSLGADRVTLAFLVDAYGEEELEGGDVRTVLHLHPALAPFKAAILPLSKKLSEKSIEVYNKLSKNFNVDYDEAGSIGKRYRREDEIGTPYCITIDFDTLEDETVTVRDRDTMQQERVKIEELEKFIEDKLNF from the coding sequence ATGTCTTTTGAAAAAACAATGGAGAAAATAGTTGCTCTTGCTAAAAACAGAGGTTTTATATTTCCGGGTTCTGATATATATGGAGGATTGGCAAATTCTTGGGATTATGGTCCCTTGGGAGTTGAGTTTAAAAACAATGTAAAAAAAGCTTGGTGGAAAAAGTTTATACAGGAAAGTCCTTATAATGTTGGTCTTGACTGTGCAATACTTATGAATAGGGAAGTTTGGGTAGCCTCAGGCCATGTTGGAGGTTTTTCAGATCCACTTATGGATTGTAAGGATTGTAAGTCTAGATTTAGAGCAGATAAACTTGTGGAAGAGCATATGGTTTCTAAAGGAATAGACTATGCTAGTGCTGACGGTTTTACAAATGAACAGTTAAAAGAATATATAGAAAAAAATAATATAGTTTGTCCAAAATGCGGTAAAAGCAATTTTACAGATATAAGAAAATTCAATTTAATGTATAAAACCTTTCAGGGTGTTACAGAGGATTCTAAATCAGAAATATTTTTAAGACCAGAAACTGCTCAGGGAATATTTGTGAATTTTAAAAATGTTCAGAGAAGCTCTCGTAAAAAAATTCCATTTGGTATAGGACAAATTGGTAAAGCTTTTAGAAATGAAATCACTCCAGGAAATTTTATTTTTAGAATTAGAGAGTTTGAACAAATGGAACTTGAATTCTTCTGTAAGCCAGGAACTGATCTAGAATGGTTTAAATACTGGAAAGATTATAGCCTTAATTTTCTACTAAATTTAGGTATTAATAAAGATAATATACGAATGAGAGATCACTCACCAGAAGAATTGGTTTTTTATAGTAAGGCAACTTCTGATATAGAATACAAATTTCCTTTTGGATGGGGAGAATTGTGGGGAGTAGCAGATAGAACTGATTATGATTTGAGTAAACATATGGAACATTCTGGTGAAGATTTAAACTATTTAGATCCTACAAATAACGAGAAATATATACCATATGTTATTGAACCTTCACTTGGTGCAGATAGAGTTACGTTAGCGTTTTTGGTTGATGCTTATGGCGAAGAGGAGCTTGAAGGAGGAGATGTAAGAACTGTTCTTCATTTACATCCAGCACTAGCTCCGTTTAAAGCAGCCATACTCCCACTTAGTAAAAAGCTTTCTGAAAAGTCTATAGAGGTCTACAATAAACTAAGCAAGAATTTTAATGTAGATTATGATGAGGCTGGAAGTATAGGTAAAAGATATAGAAGAGAAGATGAAATAGGTACACCTTATTGTATAACTATAGATTTTGATACTTTAGAAGATGAGACAGTTACAGTAAGGGATAGAGATACTATGCAGCAGGAAAGAGTAAAAATAGAAGAATTAGAAAAATTCATAGAGGATAAATTAAATTTTTAA